In a single window of the Paramisgurnus dabryanus chromosome 23, PD_genome_1.1, whole genome shotgun sequence genome:
- the LOC135781748 gene encoding C-type mannose receptor 2-like produces MMWRDAQIFCRQHHTDLASVRNQNEGEQIQKIINNSQISVWIGLFSDSWEWSDNSDSGFRYWKSVEPNAGGTEPMCTEVRINNEGQWNDAGCGHSQTFVCHEDNLVLINQNLSWSDALSYCRLNHVDLVSVDSEEIQRWVSGLVKKASTPEVWLGLRHSCAMGVWFWMNGQMVCYQNWVNSTVDKSCDTVRSGAVLSGGDQRWISLPQTELRNLSAPDMKNEIICILLLYTTISYFCCFHTVLNCLTMWEFEGLL; encoded by the exons ATGATGTGGAGAGACGCTCAGATCTTCTGCAGACAGCATCATACTGATCTGGCGAGTGTGAGGAACCAGAATGAGGGTGAACAGATTCAGAAGATCATTAATAACAGTCAGATATCTGTCTGGATCGGTCTGTTCAGTGACTCATGGGAGTGGTCAGATAACAGCGACTCTGGCTTCAGATACTGGAAGTCTGTTGAACCTAATGCTGGTGGTACAGAACCAATGTGTACAGAAGTCAGAATTAATAATGAGGGTCAATGGAATGATGCGGGTTGTGGTCACTCTCAGACCTTTGTATGTCATGAAG ATAATCTGGTATTGATCAATCAGAATCTGAGCTGGTCTGATGCTCTGAGTTACTGTAGACTGAATCATGTGGATTTGGTTTCGGTTGATTCAGAGGAGATTCAGCGCTGGGTGTCAGGATTGGTTAAAAAGGCCTCTACTCCAGAGGTGTGGTTGGGGTTACGTCACTCCTGTGCTATGGGCGTTTGGTTCTGGATGAATGGACAGATGGTTTGCTATCAGAATTGGGTGAACAGTACAGTAGATAAGAGCTGTGACACTGTGAGATCTGGAGCAGTTCTGTCTGGAGGAGATCAGCGCTGGATCAGCCTTCCTCAAACTGAACTACGCAACTTATCTGCACCAGATATGAAGAATGAAATCATCTGCATCTTACTGTTATATACAACTAttagttatttttgttgttttcataCTGTTTTGAATTGTTTGACAATGTGGGAATTTGAAGGTTTATTATAG